One part of the Haliotis asinina isolate JCU_RB_2024 chromosome 2, JCU_Hal_asi_v2, whole genome shotgun sequence genome encodes these proteins:
- the LOC137272885 gene encoding neurotensin receptor type 1-like → MSSSVRRRKMNEDFWPSRRFNRDGNFSNLTTEVTYTEDMVSEWLWKTVAPCLLLIGTAGNSYVIIMMFRLKRQMNKCIRFNLLMLAFTDIIILITALGRVWVDFMFDVDIRAITDVGCKVHVFVQYTFTSMSSWILVSFNLEMFIGVAFTFYGMLWNTVRNTRLRLFLVFLCISCLNCFSFWTVGLRRNDIRTVCQSTAIGVDVYRADVYVWVYMILMSCLPFTLLALLTILTIRTVVHSKLQDGAKHGGKDGIGDYKLHRLVLTTTFFLISTLPSAVVMVVNSYTWSESDGLVQARLYLAWSVAALLHYTNYAFNFVIYTFHKIREEQQKRERKRRTSQMSRTCSTVRHWSDLNPKPGHHSQRSFKTHRHRYLPRATLHKKDHSMIPVSGKANPGHCSDSSVQEHRL, encoded by the exons ATGTCAAGCTCCGTTCGCAGGAGAAAGATGAATGAGGACTTTTGGCCATCGAGGAGGTTTAACAGAGACGGTAACTTTAGCAACCTAACAACGGAAGTGACGTATACAGAAGACATGGTGTCTGAATGGCTGTGGAAGACTGTCGCGCCGTGCTTGCTGTTGATTGGAACAGCAGGCAACAGTTACGTCATCATAATGATGTTTCGATTAAAACGCCAAATGAACAAATGCATACGATTCAACCTGTTAATGCTAGCTTTCACTGACATCATCATACTAATTACTGCTTTGGGAAGGGTCTGGGTGGATTTCATGTTTGACGTTGACATCCGGGCCATCACTGACGTGGGCTGCAAGGTTCATGTGTTTGTTCAATACACTTTCACAAGCATGTCTTCATGGATACTTGTGTCCTTCAATCTGGAGATGTTTATTGGTGTTGCCTTCACATTCTACGGGATGTTGTGGAACACAGTGAGGAACACGAGGCTGAGGCTGTTCCTTGTTTTTCTTTGTATCTCTTGCCTTAACTGTTTCTCCTTCTGGACCGTTGGCCTCAGAAGAAATGACATCAGAACTGTTTGCCAGTCCACAGCCATCGGCGTCGATGTCTACCGCGCCGATGTCTACGTTTGGGTGTACATGATCCTGATGTCATGTCTGCCTTTTACTCTTCTGGCGTTGCTGACGATACTGACCATTAGAACAGTTGTTCATTCTAAACTCCAAGACGGTGCTAAGCATGGTGGCAAAGATGGAATCGGAGATTATAAACTACATAGATTAGTACTGACCACAACATTTTTCTTGATTTCTACCCTCCCGTcagctgttgtcatggttgtaaacTCATATACCTGGAGCGAGAGCGACGGGCTTGTCCAAGCGAGACTATACCTTGCGTGGAGCGTCGCAGCGCTGCTTCACTACACGAACTACGCTTTCAAttttgttatttacacatttcacaAGATTCGAGAGGAACAGCAGAAACGTGAACGGAAAAGGAG AACATCACAGATGTCACGGACATGTTCGACTGTACGCCATTGGTCAGACCTGAACCCAAAGCCTGGACATCACTCCCAGAGATCATtcaagacacacagacacagatatcTCCCTCGTGCGACCTTACACAAGAAGGATCATTCCATGATTCCCGTGTCCGGAAAAGCAAACCCCGGACATTGCTCTGACTCATCTGTTCAAGAACATAGATTATGA